A genomic window from Sorex araneus isolate mSorAra2 chromosome 2, mSorAra2.pri, whole genome shotgun sequence includes:
- the LOC129402555 gene encoding olfactory receptor 1019-like has protein sequence MSNQTSVTQFILRGFSDDPALRIVSVVFFLFVYLFGLLGNLSIITAVISEGRLHTPMYFFLKNLSFLDMCYTSVTIPKALVTTLMGSGVISYLECVAQLYTFITLCSTECFLLTAMAYDRCLAIYRPLLYGATMNHQLCCELVVMAWVAGAIYSAFHTANTFSLPFCGPNIVEHFFCDIPPVMRLSCTDYHLHEVVGFAVSSCIIMSSFALTVLSYARIISTIVQIPSVDGRWKAFSTCCSHLTTVLLFYGTGSFMYLRPASRYSPTQGRLASIFYSILTPTLNPVIYCLRNKEMKAALQRVYCPRKH, from the coding sequence ATGTCCAATCAGACCAGTGTGACTCAATTCATCCTCAGAGGCTTTTCAGATGACCCTGCACTGAGAATTGTGTCTGTCGTCTTTTTCTTGTTTGTCTACCTGTTTGGCCTCCTGGGAAATCTTTCCATTATcacagcagtgatttctgaagGCCgtctccacacgcccatgtacttcttcctaaAGAACCTGTCTTTCCTGGACATGTGCTACACTTCAGTCACTATCCCCAAGGCCCTGGTCACAACTCTCATGGGCTCTGGGGTCATTTCCTACCTTGAGTGTGTAGCTCAGCTCTACACATTCATTACGCTCTGTTCGACAGAGTGCTTCCTACTAACTGCAATGGCCTATGACCGCTGCTTGGCCATCTACAGGCCACTGCTCTATGGTGCCACCATGAACCACCAACTTTGCTGTGAGCTGGTTGTCATGGCATGGGTGGCTGGTGCCATCTACTCAGCCTTCCACACTGCCAacaccttctccctccctttctgtgGGCCCAACATCGTCGAACACTTTTTCTGTGACATTCCTCCTGTCATGAGACTCTCCTGCACAGACTACCACCTCCATGAAGTCGTGGGCTTTGCTGTCAGCAGCTGCATCATCATGAGCTCCTTTGCCCTCACAGTCCTCTCCTATGCCAGGATCATCTCCACCATTGTACAGATCCCCTCTGTGGACGGAAGGTGgaaggccttctccacctgctgCTCTCACCTGACCACAGTTCTTTTGTTCTACGGAACAGGAAGTTTCATGTACCTGAGGCCAGCCTCCCGATATTCCCCAACCCAGGGACGCCTGGCGTCCATCTTCTACTCTATTCTTACCCCGACCTTGAACCCTGTGATCTACTGTCTGAGGAACAAAGAGATGAAGGCTGCCCTGCAGAGAGTATACTGCCCAAGAAAACACTGA
- the LOC129402554 gene encoding olfactory receptor 5A2-like, translating to MSNQTSVTQFILRGFSDDPALRIVSVVFFLFVYLFGLLGNLSIITAVISEGRLHTPMYFFLKNLSFLDMCYTSVTIPKALVTTLMGSGVISYLECVAQLYTFITLCSTECFLLTAMAYDRCLAIYRPLLYGATMNHQLCCELVVMAWVSGAIFSAFHTANTFSLPFCGPNIVEHFFCDIPPVMRLSCTDYHLHEVVGFAVSSCIIMSSFALTVLSYARIISTIVQIPSVDGRWKAFSTCCSHLTTVLLFYGTGSFMYLRPASRYSSTQGRLVSIFYSILTPTLNPVIYCLRNKEMKAALQRVYCPRKH from the coding sequence ATGTCCAATCAGACCAGTGTGACTCAATTCATCCTCAGAGGCTTTTCAGATGACCCTGCACTGAGAATTGTGTCTGTCGTCTTTTTCTTGTTTGTCTACCTGTTTGGCCTCCTGGGAAATCTTTCCATTATcacagcagtgatttctgaagGCCgtctccacacgcccatgtacttcttcctaaAGAACCTGTCTTTCCTGGACATGTGCTACACTTCAGTCACTATCCCCAAGGCCCTGGTCACAACTCTCATGGGCTCTGGGGTCATTTCCTACCTTGAGTGTGTAGCTCAGCTCTACACATTCATTACGCTCTGTTCGACAGAGTGCTTCCTACTAACTGCAATGGCCTATGACCGCTGCTTGGCCATCTACAGGCCCCTGCTCTATGGTGCCACCATGAACCACCAACTTTGCTGTGAGCTGGTTGTCATGGCATGGGTAAGTGGTGCCATCTTCTCAGCCTTCCACACTGCCAacaccttctccctccctttctgtgGGCCTAACATCGTCGAACACTTTTTCTGTGACATTCCTCCTGTCATGAGACTCTCCTGCACAGACTACCACCTCCATGAAGTCGTGGGCTTTGCTGTCAGCAGCTGCATCATCATGAGCTCCTTTGCCCTCACAGTCCTCTCCTATGCCAGGATCATCTCCACCATTGTACAGATCCCCTCTGTGGATGGAAGGTGgaaggccttctccacctgctgCTCTCACCTGACCACAGTTCTTTTGTTCTACGGAACAGGAAGTTTCATGTACCTGAGGCCAGCCTCCCGATATTCCTCAACCCAGGGACGCCTGGTGTCCATCTTCTACTCTATTCTTACCCCGACCTTGAACCCTGTGATCTACTGTCTGAGGAACAAAGAGATGAAGGCTGCCCTGCAGAGAGTATACTGCCCAAGAAAACACTGA